Genomic segment of Candidatus Krumholzibacteriia bacterium:
CACTGCTGGCTGCGTTCGCCGGGCGCCACGCGGGCGACGTTTCCGCGACCGTGCAGACAACCACCGCGGCGAGTCCCTGGATCGCACTGCTGTTCGCCGGGCTCGTGCCCGCGCTGTTTGCGTACGGTGGCTGGCAGCACGTGCTGTGGATGGGCGGGGAGGTGAAGGACCCGCGTCGCAACCTGCCGTTCGCCATCGTGGTGGGTGTACTGGTGGTGATGGTGGTCTACCTGTCGGTCAACTGGGCGTATTTGCATTTGCTGGGCTACGCGGGTGTGAGCGGGAGCCGCGCGCTCGCGTCCGACGCGGTGTCGGTGGTGTGGCCGCGCGTGGGCGCGCGCTTTGTTGCCGGGGCGGTGGCGCTGTCTGCGTTTGGTGTGCTCAATGAGCAGATCCTCGCCGGGCCACGGCTGCTGTTCGGCATGGCGCGTGACGGACGGTTCTTCTCACCATTCGGCCGCGCGCACCCGCGCTTTGCCACGCCGGGCCTCGCCATCCTTCTCATGACGGCACTCGCGGTGACACTGGTTTTGGTGGCGGGAAAGAATGGCATCGACCGCCTGCTCACCGGCGTGGTGCTGGTGGACGCGGTGTTCTTTGCGCTCACGGGTGCCGCACTCATTGTCTTGCGCGTGCGACAGCCAAACGCCGACCGCCCCATGCGCGTGCCGTTCTATCCGCTTGTGCCGGCGCTGTTTGTGCTTCTCGAAGCGGCCATCATCCTGGGCGCATTCCAGATCGAAGCCAACCGCGCGGCGGCCTGGATCGGCGTGATCTGGGTGGGGGTGGCGCTGGCATGCTACTGGCTCTTCTTCCGGCGCAAGATCGCGCTCGATTCCTCCGCCGCGGAGAGTTAGGTTGAAGCATGAACCTTCCTTATCCTCAGACCCGCAAAGATCGCTGGAGCGATCTTGTCCGGGGTGCCGCAATGGCGGCGTTCATCGTTATTCCCCCTGCATTGACGACCCCGATTGCCCGGGATGCAACCCTCGCCACCGCCATGCGCGACGGGGACGCCGCCTTCCGGGTGTTCGACAACGAAACCGCGCGCCTTTGTTACGAACGCGCGTTCGCAATCGATTC
This window contains:
- a CDS encoding amino acid permease, whose product is MMPATTEVDTGLRRVLGRVSATNIVIGAIIGVGIFFTPTSVARIAGNGQLALWTWAVGGVVALLGALTFAELGGMYGRTGGQYDILRDSYGPLVAFCFVFCNSTAIVAGGVAIISMVCAENLATLVAGGTPAAPVVAALAVALIALLACANFIGVRWGAAIQNVTVFAKVAALALIALLAAFAGRHAGDVSATVQTTTAASPWIALLFAGLVPALFAYGGWQHVLWMGGEVKDPRRNLPFAIVVGVLVVMVVYLSVNWAYLHLLGYAGVSGSRALASDAVSVVWPRVGARFVAGAVALSAFGVLNEQILAGPRLLFGMARDGRFFSPFGRAHPRFATPGLAILLMTALAVTLVLVAGKNGIDRLLTGVVLVDAVFFALTGAALIVLRVRQPNADRPMRVPFYPLVPALFVLLEAAIILGAFQIEANRAAAWIGVIWVGVALACYWLFFRRKIALDSSAAES